From the genome of Psychroserpens ponticola, one region includes:
- a CDS encoding glycosyltransferase family 4 protein — translation MITLKSNIVIVTSEFPPQPGGIGNHAYNLALHLSNLGYQVKVIADQRSKTGDEELEFDKSLPFSVERIKLYKFRFIMYLKRIILTIKYIKSATYCIATGKFSLWNVAFCRLFFNRKTIAVVHGTEVNFKSALLRKSINFSLKRFDEIVAVSNYTKSLISHLNKKIIVIPNGITTSEWKNSKEKIKLKGQPVITTVGRVSSRKGQLNVIQHLPQLVKQFPELHYHCVGIPTEADAFIKVAESLKVASYVTFHGSVTEDELKQSIEATDIFVMLSTESMTGDVEGFGIAILEANAMGIPAIGAKGCGIEDAINNGKSGFLIDVKNTNEFKERILQILQNTTKFKTEAVTWANTHDWSHIIKRYEELF, via the coding sequence ATGATCACATTGAAGTCAAATATTGTAATCGTAACATCAGAATTTCCACCACAACCTGGAGGAATAGGAAATCATGCGTATAATTTGGCATTGCATTTAAGCAACCTTGGTTATCAAGTTAAGGTAATTGCAGATCAACGTTCAAAAACAGGTGACGAAGAATTAGAATTTGATAAATCATTACCATTTTCTGTAGAGCGCATCAAATTGTATAAGTTTCGATTTATAATGTATTTAAAACGGATTATACTTACTATTAAATACATTAAAAGTGCAACGTATTGTATTGCTACTGGGAAATTTTCCTTATGGAATGTTGCTTTTTGTAGACTTTTTTTTAATCGAAAAACTATTGCAGTAGTTCACGGAACTGAAGTTAATTTTAAGTCTGCTTTGTTGCGAAAATCTATTAATTTTTCACTGAAACGTTTTGATGAAATTGTAGCAGTTTCTAATTATACCAAAAGTCTGATTTCGCATTTGAATAAAAAAATTATTGTGATTCCAAATGGTATTACAACATCAGAATGGAAGAATTCAAAGGAGAAAATTAAACTCAAAGGTCAGCCAGTTATAACTACGGTTGGTCGTGTGAGTTCTAGAAAAGGTCAGTTAAATGTCATTCAACATCTTCCACAACTTGTAAAACAATTTCCTGAGTTGCATTACCATTGTGTAGGTATTCCTACTGAAGCTGATGCGTTTATTAAGGTTGCAGAATCCTTAAAAGTTGCGTCTTATGTTACGTTTCACGGCAGTGTAACAGAAGATGAATTAAAACAATCAATAGAGGCTACAGATATTTTTGTAATGTTGAGCACAGAAAGTATGACAGGTGATGTTGAAGGATTCGGAATAGCGATCTTAGAAGCTAATGCCATGGGAATTCCTGCAATAGGTGCTAAGGGCTGCGGAATAGAAGATGCCATAAATAATGGTAAATCTGGATTTTTAATTGATGTTAAAAACACCAACGAGTTTAAAGAGCGTATTTTACAAATACTTCAGAATACCACAAAATTTAAAACTGAAGCTGTGACTTGGGCAAACACTCATGATTGGTCACATATAATTAAACGCTATGAAGAATTATTTTAG
- a CDS encoding MBOAT family O-acyltransferase gives MIFNSLDFAIFLPIVFVLYWFVTNRSLKLQNVLLVVSSYFFYGWWDWRFLSLILFSTLVDFFVGKAVAKEQGKTKRRMLLWISILVNIGFLGFFKYYNFFLDNFVSAFSFFGNEINANSLNIILPVGISFYTFQTLSYTIDVYNRKLKPTQDFISFAAFVSFFPQLVAGPIERATNLLPQFYAKRKFKYANAVDGLRQILWGLFKKVVIADNCAKYANYIFDNSADLSGSTLVLGAVFFTFQIYGDFSGYSDIAIGVSRLFGFNLKQNFAFPYFSRDIAEFWRRWHMSLSTWFRDYLYIPLGGSRGTLTKTIRNVFIIFIVSGFWHGANWTFIIWGALNALYFLPILLTKNNRNHLNTIAEGKYLPSFKEFSLMFVTFALTVFAWIFFRAETIAHAFSYISGIFTESLFSMPYFKDGTLAIPTLILVMFFVIIEWFGREDQYGIESLLMKNKLLKWCFYYLILILIFVFAGTSQEFIYFQF, from the coding sequence ATGATTTTTAACTCATTAGACTTCGCTATTTTCTTGCCAATCGTCTTTGTACTGTATTGGTTTGTGACAAATAGAAGTTTGAAACTCCAAAATGTATTGCTTGTCGTTTCTAGTTATTTCTTCTATGGATGGTGGGATTGGCGTTTTTTATCACTGATTCTTTTTAGTACACTAGTTGATTTTTTTGTTGGAAAAGCAGTGGCAAAAGAGCAAGGTAAAACTAAAAGGCGAATGTTGCTTTGGATTAGCATTTTAGTGAATATTGGGTTTCTAGGTTTTTTTAAATATTACAATTTTTTTCTAGATAATTTTGTGTCAGCTTTTTCGTTTTTTGGAAATGAAATCAATGCCAATTCATTAAATATTATATTACCAGTAGGTATTAGTTTTTATACCTTTCAAACACTTAGTTACACTATTGACGTATATAATAGAAAATTAAAACCTACCCAGGATTTTATTTCATTTGCAGCTTTTGTTAGCTTCTTTCCACAATTAGTCGCAGGTCCAATTGAAAGAGCAACAAATTTATTACCTCAGTTTTATGCGAAAAGAAAATTTAAATATGCCAACGCAGTTGATGGTTTACGTCAAATACTTTGGGGTTTGTTTAAAAAAGTAGTGATAGCAGATAATTGTGCCAAATATGCCAATTATATATTTGATAATTCAGCAGATTTAAGTGGAAGCACTTTAGTTTTAGGTGCTGTCTTTTTTACATTTCAAATTTATGGAGACTTTTCTGGGTATTCTGATATAGCCATTGGTGTTTCTAGGTTGTTTGGTTTTAATCTAAAACAAAATTTTGCATTTCCTTATTTCTCAAGAGATATTGCTGAATTTTGGAGACGATGGCACATGTCATTGTCAACATGGTTTAGAGATTATCTTTACATTCCGCTAGGAGGAAGTAGAGGAACATTAACTAAGACCATTAGGAATGTTTTTATCATTTTTATTGTAAGTGGGTTTTGGCATGGTGCTAACTGGACATTTATAATTTGGGGCGCATTAAACGCGCTGTATTTTTTACCCATATTGCTTACAAAAAATAATCGCAATCACTTAAATACAATAGCAGAAGGCAAATACTTGCCAAGCTTTAAAGAGTTTAGCTTAATGTTTGTGACCTTTGCTTTAACAGTTTTTGCATGGATCTTTTTTAGAGCAGAAACTATAGCGCATGCTTTTAGTTATATTTCTGGGATTTTCACAGAATCTCTTTTCTCGATGCCATATTTTAAAGATGGAACTTTGGCAATACCTACATTAATATTAGTCATGTTTTTTGTGATTATTGAATGGTTTGGTAGAGAAGATCAATATGGAATTGAATCTCTCTTAATGAAAAATAAATTATTAAAATGGTGTTTTTACTACTTGATTTTGATTTTAATTTTTGTTTTCGCAGGAACTAGTCAGGAATTTATTTACTTTCAATTTTGA
- a CDS encoding glycosyltransferase — protein MKTLTIISHTEHYKLSNGTIVGLASTVTEINHLLKVFDQINHVAMLHSTSAPASTLPYLSDRVKLIPLKAVGGQRFVDKFSVIWQAPKVINVVKKALKQSDCFQFRAPTGIGVYVIPYLFFFSAKTGWFKYAGNWKQSNAPLAYRFQKWMLEKQNRHVTINGSWANQPSQCLTFENPCLSKEDIEKGHRVAKNKTFSNNLINFCFVGRLEEAKGIDLLINAFKSLNEKDSSKVGTIHVVGDGKRMEVYKNDTKDSKLNFHFHGFLSRDMVHEIYIKSHAIVLPSSSEGFPKVIAEALNFGCLPVVSNVSGISNYIKDGQNGFLLDDISVEEIAVKLQCILSLSAQDYLEMLNCNREQIEKFTFDFYNSRVQNELIK, from the coding sequence ATGAAAACACTAACCATAATTTCACATACCGAGCATTACAAATTGTCAAATGGAACTATTGTCGGTTTAGCATCTACTGTTACTGAAATTAATCATCTTTTAAAGGTATTTGATCAAATTAACCATGTGGCAATGTTGCATTCTACATCTGCTCCTGCGAGTACATTACCTTATTTGTCAGATAGAGTGAAGCTTATTCCTTTAAAGGCTGTTGGTGGACAAAGGTTTGTCGATAAGTTTTCAGTAATATGGCAAGCACCTAAAGTTATAAACGTTGTGAAAAAAGCTTTAAAGCAAAGTGATTGTTTTCAGTTTAGAGCACCAACAGGAATAGGCGTATATGTTATTCCTTATTTGTTTTTTTTTAGTGCTAAAACCGGTTGGTTTAAATATGCAGGAAACTGGAAACAAAGTAATGCACCTTTAGCTTATAGATTTCAAAAATGGATGTTAGAAAAACAAAATCGACATGTTACTATTAATGGTTCATGGGCCAATCAACCAAGTCAATGCTTAACATTTGAAAATCCTTGTTTAAGCAAAGAAGACATTGAAAAAGGACATCGAGTAGCAAAAAATAAAACTTTTAGCAATAACCTTATTAATTTTTGTTTTGTAGGTAGACTTGAAGAGGCAAAAGGAATTGATTTGCTAATTAATGCTTTTAAAAGTCTAAATGAAAAGGATTCATCTAAAGTTGGAACTATTCATGTTGTTGGAGATGGAAAAAGGATGGAGGTTTATAAAAATGACACTAAAGATTCTAAATTAAATTTTCATTTTCATGGTTTTTTGTCAAGAGATATGGTTCATGAAATCTATATTAAATCTCATGCAATTGTTTTACCATCATCTTCGGAAGGTTTTCCAAAAGTAATTGCTGAAGCTTTAAATTTTGGATGTTTGCCTGTTGTGTCTAATGTGTCTGGAATTTCCAATTACATTAAAGATGGCCAAAATGGGTTTTTATTAGACGATATTTCGGTTGAAGAAATAGCTGTAAAATTACAATGCATTTTGAGCCTTTCAGCACAAGACTATTTAGAAATGTTGAATTGTAATAGAGAGCAAATAGAAAAATTTACGTTTGATTTTTACAATTCAAGAGTGCAAAATGAATTGATTAAATAA
- a CDS encoding polysaccharide deacetylase family protein — protein MIKSIQLLSKEINKNIDFTFVHDYKVLLDALEGDLSSFSLKIEFNCLIVSFRNHDYTWVDINQRRISNWYSPKLLKLENNQIVQSNQNIGIWDVNTNRKNILLWHFNPDNANPISSYDKSNSKNITQAVSKVNLDEPLSFLFSNHFGIEVSRSKFPFSAIACFTDHCDFDTLNNLIEQRHFFKEHNIKVTKGFFLNHYSKRKDTASIEFNKDEIEEWIKDGHELAYHSLSQSLKSQEESFIDFLSFKPPFENISTWIDHGFQPYNFTLSNCKDEIKDNYGNHLKERHINKLWSYIDSGTAVDGVINQINPNYFTLHSFYKGINHLGVKAVTSLMIKNIIFHYFNDDYGLSLYRQVANYVKTIKLKKSRIKHLYFAVNMIKLMVLFIPIILFWRFKRHKVYQLAEFAPVFFEHIINGKSFTVFQTLEMINFKRALSKNNLDLLIREKGLFIAHTYFSAPMNYHKGKLFDDDNDKIDSEVEERFKYLSQKINSKDIWNPTLKELITHMKKINHIVFDCNEKGEIFIINDYKLVSRQVK, from the coding sequence ATGATTAAATCAATTCAGCTTTTAAGCAAGGAAATAAACAAGAACATTGACTTTACTTTTGTTCATGATTATAAAGTTCTGCTTGATGCTTTAGAAGGTGATTTATCATCCTTTTCCTTAAAAATTGAATTTAATTGCCTTATAGTTTCTTTCAGAAATCATGATTACACTTGGGTTGATATTAATCAGAGACGAATATCAAATTGGTACTCACCAAAACTTTTAAAGTTAGAAAACAATCAAATAGTTCAGTCTAATCAAAATATTGGTATTTGGGATGTAAATACAAATAGAAAAAATATTTTACTCTGGCATTTTAATCCTGATAATGCTAATCCAATTTCAAGTTATGATAAGAGTAATTCAAAAAACATTACTCAGGCAGTTTCTAAGGTTAATTTAGATGAACCATTATCTTTTTTATTTTCAAATCATTTTGGAATTGAAGTTAGTAGATCTAAATTCCCTTTTTCTGCAATTGCATGTTTTACTGATCATTGTGATTTTGATACATTGAATAATTTAATTGAACAACGACATTTTTTTAAAGAACATAATATAAAAGTAACTAAGGGTTTTTTTCTAAACCACTATTCAAAACGAAAAGATACCGCTTCGATTGAATTTAATAAGGATGAAATAGAAGAATGGATTAAAGATGGTCATGAATTAGCTTATCATTCATTATCTCAGTCTTTAAAGTCACAAGAAGAAAGTTTTATAGACTTTTTGTCCTTCAAACCTCCTTTTGAAAATATTTCCACTTGGATAGATCATGGATTTCAGCCTTATAATTTTACTTTGTCTAATTGTAAAGATGAAATAAAGGATAATTACGGAAATCATTTAAAGGAAAGACATATTAATAAGTTATGGAGTTATATAGATTCAGGTACTGCTGTTGACGGCGTAATTAATCAAATTAATCCAAACTATTTTACCTTGCATTCGTTTTATAAAGGCATCAATCACCTAGGCGTTAAAGCAGTTACTAGTTTAATGATTAAAAATATAATTTTCCATTATTTTAATGATGATTATGGATTAAGCCTATACAGACAAGTTGCTAATTATGTTAAAACAATAAAGCTAAAAAAAAGCCGAATTAAGCATCTGTATTTTGCAGTTAATATGATTAAATTGATGGTGCTTTTTATACCAATTATATTATTTTGGAGATTTAAAAGGCATAAGGTATATCAATTAGCAGAATTCGCACCAGTATTTTTCGAGCATATTATAAATGGAAAATCATTTACTGTGTTTCAAACATTAGAAATGATCAATTTTAAGAGAGCTTTAAGTAAAAATAATCTTGATTTGTTAATTAGAGAAAAGGGATTGTTTATTGCTCATACTTATTTTTCCGCACCAATGAATTATCATAAAGGAAAATTATTTGATGATGATAATGATAAAATTGATTCAGAAGTAGAAGAACGATTTAAATATTTGTCTCAGAAAATAAATTCAAAAGACATTTGGAATCCAACTTTAAAGGAGTTAATTACGCATATGAAAAAAATTAATCACATTGTATTTGATTGTAATGAAAAGGGTGAGATTTTTATAATTAATGATTATAAATTAGTTTCTAGACAAGTTAAATGA
- a CDS encoding lipid II:glycine glycyltransferase FemX, translating to MKELIFTKDSAWLKKWDEFLVNNPKGSHLILSDWLKSYKSYGFDFELGLVLENDKIVGGYGAVIPKFMFFKFYIIPHGLVYDSDYEHLFETHVPEIKNRAKQKGCCYMQISVPLSSNKMIHANTYRPQDVSFLEPILKKGKLFNYVYSGYGLNWVELQGFNEEELLNTLKSNTRRDIRAGLRKHDAFRLLTTESDIKRAYQLCQQNADEHGYALRSWTDFKTTVLDLIEKGIAHFIGVFKDEDQKGAVFIVQSGGFYTYIFGGTKREHPNLLSGYVLQWEALKMSINKNFNGYNISMGGSRGVLNFKSKFSTTAIPYENPHYHSVLNGFYFKLFLFLDKYLEPYKAKISKVLSKLSR from the coding sequence ATGAAGGAATTAATATTTACAAAAGATAGCGCTTGGCTAAAGAAGTGGGATGAGTTTTTGGTAAATAATCCCAAAGGAAGCCATTTAATATTATCAGATTGGCTGAAATCATATAAGTCTTATGGTTTTGATTTTGAATTAGGGTTAGTATTAGAAAATGATAAAATAGTAGGTGGCTATGGTGCTGTGATTCCCAAGTTTATGTTTTTTAAATTTTATATCATACCTCATGGTTTAGTTTATGATAGTGATTATGAACATCTTTTTGAAACTCATGTGCCAGAAATAAAAAATAGAGCAAAGCAAAAAGGCTGTTGTTACATGCAAATTAGTGTTCCATTATCATCAAATAAAATGATACATGCAAATACATACAGACCCCAAGACGTTTCATTTTTAGAACCCATATTAAAAAAAGGAAAATTATTTAATTATGTGTATAGTGGTTATGGGTTAAATTGGGTTGAATTGCAAGGGTTTAATGAAGAAGAATTATTGAACACCCTAAAGTCAAATACGAGAAGAGATATTAGAGCTGGTTTAAGAAAACATGATGCATTTAGGTTACTTACTACCGAATCTGACATTAAACGAGCATACCAATTATGTCAACAAAATGCTGATGAACATGGTTATGCACTCAGATCATGGACAGATTTTAAAACAACCGTTTTAGATCTTATAGAAAAAGGAATTGCTCATTTTATTGGAGTATTCAAAGATGAAGATCAAAAAGGAGCTGTTTTTATTGTACAATCAGGAGGTTTTTATACCTACATTTTTGGAGGCACAAAACGTGAACATCCAAATCTTTTAAGTGGTTATGTATTGCAATGGGAAGCTCTAAAAATGTCTATCAATAAAAATTTTAATGGTTATAATATATCAATGGGTGGATCAAGAGGTGTGCTAAATTTTAAATCAAAATTTAGTACAACTGCAATTCCTTATGAAAACCCTCATTATCATAGTGTTTTAAATGGATTTTATTTCAAGTTGTTTTTATTTTTAGATAAGTATTTAGAACCATATAAGGCAAAGATTTCAAAAGTACTCTCAAAATTAAGCAGATGA